TACAACAAACGCATTGATGCGATCATGCTTTTTTTCATTTGTCAGATCTTTGCCGTGGCTGGCTGCGCTTTTTTCATGCCGCAAGCACTGCAAGGAAAATTTTCATTGAACGTGGCCGTGCCCGTGTCGCTGATCGGAGTCTGGGCCTGCATCGCCGGCATGAAGCGTGAACGCGTGGTTTCAAGCATCTTTCTGATCGGATGGACCGGGGCGGTCATCTCCATTTCCGTTTACAACTGGGCCGTTCACGGCGCCTTTTCCTTCGCGCACCCGTCGATCATCTGGGCCGGATTCGTGTTCGAGGGAATCGCCATGTCCATTCTGCTGGCCTACACGGTCCAGACCATGGCCTTACAGCGCCAGTCGGCCGAGGCCATGGCCCAGGCCAAGAGCACGTTCCTGGCCAGTATGAGCCACGAGATCCGCACGCCCATGACCGCCATTCTGGGCTTTCTGAACCTGTCCCTGCAGATGGGTCCCGAGGGGCAGCTTCGCCAATACCTGCTCAAAATCCGCACCTCGGCGCAGCATCTCATGGGCATCATCAACGACATCCTGGATCTGGCGAAGATAGAAGCAGGCAAGGTGGAATTGGAAGCCAATCCCTTCGAGGTGGAGGCCGTGCTGCGCGATACGGCCGACATCCTGGTCGCGCGGGCCTTCGAGAACGGCAATGAACTGGTGGTTTCGGTGCAGCCCGGCCTTCCGCGCCACCTGACCGGAGACTCGTTGCGCCTCAAGCAGATTCTGGTCAACCTGGGCGGCAACGCCATCAAATTCACCAGGAACGGCACCATTCGACTGGCCGTGCTCCGCGCGGAAGATGGGCCGTCGTCGGACGACGCGGTCACCCTGCGATTCCAGGTGAGCGACACGGGCATCGGCATTGACGCGGCGGTCTTGCCCCGCCTGTTCGAATCCTACGTGCAGGCCGACACGTCCACGGCCCGCGTGTACGGCGGCACGGGCCTCGGCCTGAACATCAGCCGCAGGCTGGTGCATCTCATGGGCGGGGAAATAGCGGTGCAAAGCCAGCTCGGACAGGGCTCGACCTTCGAGTTCACGGCCGTCTTCAAGCCGAAAGGCTCGGCCATGGAGCCGGCAATGACTGCGGACCAGGGAGGCCTGAAGGTGCTCGTCGCGGAGGACAACCCCGCCAGCCGGGAGGCCATGGAAGAGGTCACCGCGAGTTTGGGCCTGAAGAGCACGTTTGCCGGGTCGGCGGCGCAGGCCCTACAGCTGGCGTCTGCGGAAGATTTTGCTCTGATCCTGCTTGATTGGGACCTACCGGACACGACCGGACCCGAGGCCGTCACGCTGCTGCGCTCGTCGGAGCGGGTGGCCCGGGTGCCGGTGGCGCTCATGACCAGTCCGGCCCGGCCCGAAGTGGAGAGCATTGACCCGGCACGGCTCGGAGTCGAGGACATTCTGTTCAAGCCGTTCACGGCCGCGTCGGTGGGGGACATGGTGCGGCGGATCATCCATCATGACGCCTCCCCTGCTCGCGAGATCGGCGGCATCACGGCCGAAGAGCAGCGCAACCGTGAGCAGGCGCGAGGGCTGCGCGTCCTGCTGGCCGAGGACAACCGGGTCAACCAGGAGCTCATAAGCCTGATCCTGTCTCAAGCAGGGGGGTTGGTGGATGTCGCGGGTAACGGCATCGAGGCCGTGCTGCGCGTGATGGATACAAGCCTCCCTGAACCGGATGTCGTACTCATGGACGTGCACATGCCGGAAATGGATGGATACGAGGCCACGCGAAACATCCGACGGGACAGGCGTTTTCAGGCCCTGCCCATCATCGCCCTGACCACCAACGTCATGGCCGGTGACAGGGAACGATGCATTGAAGCGGGCATGAACGACCACCTGGGCAAGCCCGTGGACACGGGGGCGCTCTTTGCCGTCCTGGTCAAATGGACTACCTCGAAGCATTCCTGAAAGCGCCCCACATCAGGGGACCGCTTTCGGCACAATGACGACTTTTCGGATGATGAACGGCGAGCTGCGAGCGGCCATGCAGCTGAATTCAGTCGAAGGTGGCGACTCTGACACGCCTCTCCGCCTGATCAAAAACCAGCCAGTCCTGTCCGATCAGACTTTTTCCCACCTGCGCAGCCCCGCATCAGGTAAAAAAAACGGCCATTGGCTCAAAAAGCGAATAGCCGTTCTTATTTTGCAAAGGGGAAATTCGGATCAGCAAAAGGCTGTTGGCGAAAACTCGTGCTCCGCAGAAGAGTGAAGAGGAACAGTCGGACGCCGCGCCCTACCCTTTGCGCAGGTAATACACTCCACCACTGTACAGCATGAGCACGCCCCCCAGCGCGAGGCTGGCGGAGCTGCCTACGAGACACCCGCCCAGGCCCACGGTGCCGACAAAAAGAGGAAAGGATTTATAAACACAATCGGGCAACCAGACTCGCATGCGTGACCTCGTTTGTCATAAGACGTGGTTTGCCGAACAGAATGTCTGAAAAAAACGGACTCCCGCCTCGCAAGCCAGCCTGACATTTTCAAAATCAGGCAAACACGGGTTCACTGATGTCCTCCCGGAAAAAATTGCAGACAACGCCCCTCATACTCCGTTGGAATCACTCTTCCTCGATTCTGAATTTGTTCATCCCGAAATTCCGCGACGGGTTGGGGTATTTGCTTGTCAGGAGCAGCTTGTTGTCCTTCAGGAAGCTCAGAACATGGTCCACCCGCAGTTCTGTCTCGGCCGGATCCATTTCGTAGAGGCTTGAAACCAAGTGCACGCATTTGTCCCTTGAGATCCTGTTGTACATGAACAGCAGCACGGATGTGCCTTCAACCCCCTTGAATTCGGCCGGTTCGAAGCGCCCCTTCTTGCTGCCCATGACAACGCCGGTATCCGACAATTCAACCGTGACGTAATTTCTGGCCACGATGATGATATCTTCCCCCGCCGTTTCATTGTGGGCATAAACGCCAATAGAGCAGCACAAAAAGACCATGATCAGGGCGATGCCCAGCGGCACCTTCATTTCAAAGCGCGTCATAATTTTCCTCCTTTGCATGTATCCTCCACGAGCTCTTCAATCCCCGTGCCACAAACCCTCCCTCGCCGCCACGCCCAGCACCCTCCCCGGCCAAGGCCTGCGAGACTTTTTAACGGATTTTTCGCAACCGGATGCAGTCTTTTTTGTCTGGTTTTTCCGGAAGCTACAGCATTGCCCGGTAGGGGCGCCGTGTTTCGAAGTGACGCCGATGAACCATCAATCTTCCTTCCTGGCGGCCTCCCGGTTTTCCTCTGCGAAGCAACGCTCGGTAAGGGTCGCGTATCCTTCTTGACTGATTAGTTGTCCATGGCCTGCTGAACACCGACGCTCTACAGGCTTGGGGCCTGCTTTTCACGTTTCAGAACACATTCCCGCCACGACGCGAAAAGGCCGGCGCTTCCGAGGAAAAGCCGGCCTCACATCCTATGCCATGCCTTAAGACTTAAGGATGGACCCAGAGCACCGAATCGGTCAACTCATTGAAGAGGAAGCTGCTGACGGAACCAAAAAGCAGGTTCTTGCGGGCATTGGCCGTTGTGCCCACGGCGACCACGGCGAATTTTCCCCAGTTGGCGTTGTCGAGGATGGCCCGCGGCGCATAGTCCGAGGGGTAGATCATGTGACGCAGGCGCCCGGAGTCAAAACCCTCCTTGCACATGATCTCCTCGCAGCGGTTGAAGATGGCCGTGGCCTTGTCGCGCTCGTCGGAAGTGTCACTAATGATGTTGCACAAGGTCACCAAATGCGACTCCCCTTCCAGCATGGACGCCACGAAGCGGGCCATGTTGTTGGAGGACTCCGAGTCGTCGACGCACAACAGGACATTCTTGCGATTCAGGTCCGGCTTGCGGCAGAGGATCATGGGAATCTCCGGCTGCCGCTCAAAGAACCTGCGGGAGAGACTCTTCGAGGTAAAATCCTTGAGGCGGTTCAGACCACGGCGGCCCATGACCACGGCATCATGGGTCTCGCTGCCAATCTCATCCTCGATGTCCTCAATGCGACAGATCATGCCCGAGGCGCTCTTGACCTGGATGCGACCGGCAGGAAACCCGTCCCACTGGAGCATGCGCATGGCCTCTTCCCGGGCAAGATGCCAATTGCTGTCCATGTCCGGGCGCTCAGTGACCGCTCCCGGCTGAGTTTTTCCCGCACGCCAGCGGCAATAATTACTGTCCGGAGAGGCCATGCACAGGAGGGTCAGGTCAAAACGGCTCTTGTTCTCAAAAAACCTGCACAAAAACCGCAGCCCGTTGAACATGTTGGGGTCGTCACTGACCGTAAATAAAAGTTTCTTCGGTGTTGCCGCATTTCCATGGATAGATCTGCTGTCGCTTGCTGAACTAGCAACGACCTGTTCTGGTATAGTCAGCATAGTCACTTCCTCAAATTGATCTGGTTTGGGTTACGAAACAACTGATAACTACCTGCAATCAAGACAAATCAAGCTTGTTACTTTTTTCTCAAGGCTTTTGATGAAACTGCTACACCGAGCACGACTATTGTCAACAAAAATTTTGAAAATGACGAAAAAAAATGTCGAATAATCACAAATAATGAAATTTTCGATTAATTCCGACAAAAATAATCATGATTTTCTGATTATTGCAAAAAAATAGCCGCATCCTTCATCCATCACAATCGCCGCGCCAAAAGCTTTGACAACCATTATTACGAAAGATGGATGATATCGTCAGCTACTCATCGGTTACCTTACCCATACGTTGGTCTGTCCAAGCGGACAAATGACATACTGACAAGTATAGAAGCGCCCTGGCCTTGGATCTCTGAGGTCAAAAACTGAAATAATGGCTGCCGACAGTACGCCAGCCAGCACCATACAAGTCGTAATAAACTTCAATAAAACGAGTGGTTATGCTCTTTTTGTGACCCAGACCATGAATTATTCCGATTAATGAATAAAATAAAACATTCAAATGTCGACATTTTAATTGACACAAAGAATCTGACTTGATTATCTGGCATCGCGTGCACAAAAATGGCACCGCAAAGACCTCAATGATGAGGAACAAATTCTATGATAGTGTCGACATTCGACATTAACTCAAAGACGATCAAGGAGTTTCGCTTATGGCTGACAAACAGAGTGTCTCGACAACAAAAGCACCTGGAGCAATCGGGCCGTATTCCCAGGCGATCATCACCGGAAACCTGCTTTTCGCATCGGGCCAGTTGCCCATCAATCCGGAGACCGGAAAAATGCCTGAAGGCTCCATCGGAATCCGCGCCCGCCAAGTTTTTGAAAACCTGCGCGCCATTGTCGAAGAAGCCGGTGGCACTTTGGACGACGTCGTCAAGACAACAGTTTTTCTGACCGACTTGCAGGATTTCAAAGAGATGAACGAAGTCTACGCAACGTATTTTTCCGCCCCATTTCCGGCTCGCAGCGCAGTGCAAGTGGCGGCCCTGCCTCTTGGATCGGACATCGAAATGGAAGCAATCGTTTCTTTAAAGTAATTTTTTACCACAGGGAGTTCCTTTATGAATTTGGCAAAATTCTCTCGTCGTGGATACGTTACGTCCCCGACACCGATCGAAGCCCTTCCCGCTTTTTCCAAGGCACTTGGAGGCAAGGTCAATATCTTCATCAAGCGTGACGATCTCCTGCCCGGATGCGCCGGCGGCAACAAAACACGCAAACTGGATTTCTGCATCGCCGACGCCCTCGACAACGGCGCTGACACCGTCATCACCTGCGGCGCGGTTCAGTCCAACCACTGCCGACTGACTCTGTCCTGGGCGGTCAAGGAAGGTCTGGATTGCCATCTGGTGCTCGAAGAACGCGTCAAGGGCTCGTACAGCCCCGAAGCTTCCGGCAACAATTTTCTGTTCCACCTGATGGGCGTCAAGAGCATCACCGTGGTGCCCGGCGGCTCCAACATGCTGGCCGAGATGCAGAAGCTGGCCGATGTACTCAAAGCCAAGGGCAAGACCCCGTACATCATTCCCGGCGGAGCCTCCAACACCATCGGCGCGACCGGCTATGTCGCCTGCGCCCAGGAGACCCTGCAACAGCTCTTCGACATGGGCCTCAAGATCGATCACATGGTTGTTCCCAGCGGTTCCGCCGGAACTCATGCGGGCATCGTCGTCGGAATGCAGGGCAACAACGCGGGCATCCCCGTTTCCGGTATAAACGTCAGCCGCACCAAGGCCGACCAGGAAGCCCTGGTTTACAAGCTGGTCGAAGCTACTGCCGAGCGCGTCGGCGTGGCGACGCCCATTGCGAAAGAAGCGGTGGAATGCTTCGACGGTTACGTCGGCCCCGGATACTCCCTGCCCACGGACTCCATGGTCGAGGCGGTCAAGCTGCTGGCCTCCACCGAGGCCATTCTGCTCGACCCCGTCTACTCGGGCAAAGCCATGGCCGGTCTGATAGACTTGGTCCGCAAGGGACATTTTGCCGAAGGCTCCAACGTCCTGTTCCTGCACACCGGTGGCTCACCAGCCTTATATGCTTATCAGAAGAAGTTCATGTAAAAGATAAAGGCGGCTTTGATAAAAAGCCGCCTTTTTTATGCATAAATTTTCAAGCAAGCCAGGTCTTTAAATAATTTACTTATTTAAACTTATACGGAGTAATTATGCAAAAAAAACTTGATTTGTATGGCGGTGTAATTGGAGGCCTCGTTCCGTTATTAATTCTTGTTATTGGATTAATTTGGCTTTCCGTAGAAGAACGTGGTGGCACCAAACCTTTTTGGGCATGTGCTTGGATAGCATTATCTATAGGGTTATTTTTTGCAAAAGATAAAAAAGAGTATTGCAAATCTGCAATGCGAGGAATTGGAGATAAAACAGGAATTGTCATTATAACAGCATGGCTTTTTGCAGGTGTATTTGGAAAATTAATGGTAGCTGGAGGATTGGTAAATGGACTTCTTTGGGTTGGCATGACCACTGGAGCGCAAGGGGCAATGTTTACAGCTATTGTTTTCCTTGCAGCCATGCTATTTTCGCTAGGAACAGGAACAAGCACGGGGACATGCATTGCGCTTACACCTGTTTTATATCCAGCTGGCTATTTTCTAGGCGCAGATCCTGCCATGCTTGCTTTAGCAATTTTATCCGGCGCAGCGTTTGGAGATAATCTTGCTCCGATTTCAGACACGACTATCGTCTCTGCGTTCACGCAAGGAGCCAGCATGAAGAATGTCGTGCGAAGTAGATTTCCATTGGCAATCAGCGCAGCTGCAATTGCCATGGGGGTTTTTTTGATTTTCGGTGGTGGCGGACAAGTCAGCGCGCTTCCTGAAATTCAAGCTAAATTGAACCCATCCGGAGCGTTAATGCTCATTGCACTAATCGTCGTTGTCACTTCTGCCCTTTCAGGTAGACATATAATTGAATCACTAATTTATGGAAATATTAGCGCAGCCATCATTGGTGTAGTATCAGGCAATACTAAAATATCAGCTCTTTTTAGTATACCAGAATCACGTGGCATATCGACGGGAATTATTGAAGATGGCATAAACAGTGTTGTTGGTGCAATAATTTTTGCGATCCTCATTCTTGCTGTTACACAAATACTTGTAGAAAGTGGCATAATGCGCCGCATCCTCTCATTTGCAGAAAAAACCATGGTTAGCACTGTTAGACAGGCTGAGCTTTTTATCATCGGCATAACCATTCTTGCATCAATACCGATTTCAGCTAATGCGCCTGCATTACTACTTGTTGGGCCAAGCATTGTTCGTCCCAT
This DNA window, taken from Desulfomicrobium sp. ZS1, encodes the following:
- a CDS encoding hybrid sensor histidine kinase/response regulator, whose amino-acid sequence is MNDRLNHAACRPNALCQAAFAVLAGILLFLVCTSSVFAGEVCLLGEERDEYDLRPYMEYLEDTGKTLPIKQVASAKMGPQFGTPQGEHFNFGFRQSALWFRFTIKEQPAPSDGSAPPRYWIFDPGWNLYATIELFVPDPDAPGGWLTYSSGHFGSVSGDQERRHFRLPTGLSAPTTCYLRVTGIRALVLSPHITTIDRAIWINDVKVLGTGLTVGFFFTMVLIHLAIYLYTGNGKFKWLVLGNLAFAGFVALTSYQHLFSIRNMPAAIMMVGLMAQGFMACVIREFLELGKYNKRIDAIMLFFICQIFAVAGCAFFMPQALQGKFSLNVAVPVSLIGVWACIAGMKRERVVSSIFLIGWTGAVISISVYNWAVHGAFSFAHPSIIWAGFVFEGIAMSILLAYTVQTMALQRQSAEAMAQAKSTFLASMSHEIRTPMTAILGFLNLSLQMGPEGQLRQYLLKIRTSAQHLMGIINDILDLAKIEAGKVELEANPFEVEAVLRDTADILVARAFENGNELVVSVQPGLPRHLTGDSLRLKQILVNLGGNAIKFTRNGTIRLAVLRAEDGPSSDDAVTLRFQVSDTGIGIDAAVLPRLFESYVQADTSTARVYGGTGLGLNISRRLVHLMGGEIAVQSQLGQGSTFEFTAVFKPKGSAMEPAMTADQGGLKVLVAEDNPASREAMEEVTASLGLKSTFAGSAAQALQLASAEDFALILLDWDLPDTTGPEAVTLLRSSERVARVPVALMTSPARPEVESIDPARLGVEDILFKPFTAASVGDMVRRIIHHDASPAREIGGITAEEQRNREQARGLRVLLAEDNRVNQELISLILSQAGGLVDVAGNGIEAVLRVMDTSLPEPDVVLMDVHMPEMDGYEATRNIRRDRRFQALPIIALTTNVMAGDRERCIEAGMNDHLGKPVDTGALFAVLVKWTTSKHS
- a CDS encoding universal stress protein; protein product: MFNGLRFLCRFFENKSRFDLTLLCMASPDSNYCRWRAGKTQPGAVTERPDMDSNWHLAREEAMRMLQWDGFPAGRIQVKSASGMICRIEDIEDEIGSETHDAVVMGRRGLNRLKDFTSKSLSRRFFERQPEIPMILCRKPDLNRKNVLLCVDDSESSNNMARFVASMLEGESHLVTLCNIISDTSDERDKATAIFNRCEEIMCKEGFDSGRLRHMIYPSDYAPRAILDNANWGKFAVVAVGTTANARKNLLFGSVSSFLFNELTDSVLWVHP
- a CDS encoding RidA family protein, with amino-acid sequence MADKQSVSTTKAPGAIGPYSQAIITGNLLFASGQLPINPETGKMPEGSIGIRARQVFENLRAIVEEAGGTLDDVVKTTVFLTDLQDFKEMNEVYATYFSAPFPARSAVQVAALPLGSDIEMEAIVSLK
- a CDS encoding D-cysteine desulfhydrase encodes the protein MNLAKFSRRGYVTSPTPIEALPAFSKALGGKVNIFIKRDDLLPGCAGGNKTRKLDFCIADALDNGADTVITCGAVQSNHCRLTLSWAVKEGLDCHLVLEERVKGSYSPEASGNNFLFHLMGVKSITVVPGGSNMLAEMQKLADVLKAKGKTPYIIPGGASNTIGATGYVACAQETLQQLFDMGLKIDHMVVPSGSAGTHAGIVVGMQGNNAGIPVSGINVSRTKADQEALVYKLVEATAERVGVATPIAKEAVECFDGYVGPGYSLPTDSMVEAVKLLASTEAILLDPVYSGKAMAGLIDLVRKGHFAEGSNVLFLHTGGSPALYAYQKKFM
- a CDS encoding Na+/H+ antiporter NhaC family protein, translating into MQKKLDLYGGVIGGLVPLLILVIGLIWLSVEERGGTKPFWACAWIALSIGLFFAKDKKEYCKSAMRGIGDKTGIVIITAWLFAGVFGKLMVAGGLVNGLLWVGMTTGAQGAMFTAIVFLAAMLFSLGTGTSTGTCIALTPVLYPAGYFLGADPAMLALAILSGAAFGDNLAPISDTTIVSAFTQGASMKNVVRSRFPLAISAAAIAMGVFLIFGGGGQVSALPEIQAKLNPSGALMLIALIVVVTSALSGRHIIESLIYGNISAAIIGVVSGNTKISALFSIPESRGISTGIIEDGINSVVGAIIFAILILAVTQILVESGIMRRILSFAEKTMVSTVRQAELFIIGITILASIPISANAPALLLVGPSIVRPIGEKFKLAPSRRANVMDCAVCTVFFILPWHIVVAAWYAAVVSAAESFHITAPPITSALYNPYTWALLLVLIISVLTGWNRKFESEEDAVDFEDKIKTTA